One genomic segment of Pseudoalteromonas sp. GCY includes these proteins:
- a CDS encoding tetratricopeptide repeat protein, translating to MIKKTAIIIAILAAISGCKSLVYKGNKLYEAGMYRQAAEYYSQALAEDPEDLEAKQGLTLARDKLIDKGLIDVRMLRLANNYTAAATRLEEIVENQAQWQMKPTGAMANTQREELDYARQWLLDEARSLSNTPYPDKFKLFEHNYRHLISNAQLASAMSTHYDTLRTQAQKKCDELAGQVSGQRFYLKSFTEKYCLAWQTPKRLRVDNQDKSRYFAMNIRDRVDIGLRFGNSIRGQYGTFISSLNTAFNNSLWFDSDGSQQLSLELYADADYYRTSNQYIQRKHYQQEVERPDPNNSDKTHTVEVTREFTYPVTIYDEKFDINVNYEASLAHRYIKGSASDSKHNKTRAHQADFEQLDITPLSPDFLNLSQITEKTFDELLKKFSQDLTLTWKQNYCGQALGTNKGENILRCAKLEPEHDYINRWFDQHFGIKYSEMTTLYGI from the coding sequence ATGATCAAGAAAACCGCCATCATCATTGCAATATTGGCTGCTATTAGCGGCTGTAAATCGCTAGTTTATAAAGGTAATAAACTTTACGAAGCGGGAATGTACCGCCAAGCTGCTGAATATTATTCACAAGCACTCGCGGAAGACCCTGAGGATCTTGAAGCGAAACAAGGCTTAACACTGGCACGAGATAAGCTTATAGATAAAGGTCTTATCGATGTACGTATGCTGCGCTTAGCAAATAACTACACCGCTGCTGCAACTAGGCTAGAAGAAATCGTAGAGAACCAAGCACAATGGCAAATGAAGCCGACCGGCGCGATGGCAAATACCCAAAGAGAAGAACTGGATTACGCGAGGCAATGGCTACTCGACGAAGCCCGTTCACTCTCAAATACGCCCTACCCCGATAAGTTTAAGCTGTTTGAACATAACTATCGCCATCTGATCAGTAATGCGCAATTAGCAAGCGCCATGAGCACCCACTATGACACGCTAAGAACGCAAGCTCAGAAAAAGTGTGATGAACTTGCAGGACAGGTCAGTGGGCAGCGCTTCTATTTAAAAAGTTTCACGGAAAAATACTGTCTAGCGTGGCAAACTCCAAAACGTTTACGTGTAGATAACCAAGATAAAAGTCGTTATTTTGCGATGAACATACGAGATCGTGTCGATATTGGCTTGCGCTTTGGCAACTCAATCAGAGGACAATATGGCACATTTATCTCAAGCCTAAATACGGCATTTAATAATAGCCTCTGGTTTGATAGTGATGGCAGTCAACAGCTTTCATTAGAGTTATATGCAGATGCAGACTATTACCGCACTAGCAATCAATATATTCAACGTAAGCATTATCAACAGGAAGTTGAACGACCAGACCCAAATAACTCAGATAAGACGCACACCGTAGAAGTCACAAGAGAGTTCACTTACCCGGTGACCATCTACGATGAGAAATTTGATATCAACGTTAATTATGAGGCGAGTTTAGCCCATCGTTATATCAAAGGCAGTGCAAGCGATAGTAAGCATAATAAAACCCGTGCGCATCAGGCTGATTTTGAGCAACTTGATATCACCCCGCTGTCTCCCGACTTTCTCAATCTTTCACAGATAACAGAAAAGACCTTTGACGAATTACTCAAAAAATTCTCTCAAGATCTTACGCTAACTTGGAAGCAAAATTACTGCGGACAGGCACTTGGCACCAATAAAGGTGAAAATATTCTACGCTGTGCCAAGCTTGAACCTGAGCATGACTATATCAACCGTTGGTTTGACCAGCACTTTGGGATCAAGTACTCAGAAATGACGACTTTATACGGTATTTGA